From a single Mangifera indica cultivar Alphonso chromosome 19, CATAS_Mindica_2.1, whole genome shotgun sequence genomic region:
- the LOC123202657 gene encoding GATA transcription factor 25-like isoform X2 has translation MYGHSQPMNIPTQMSAGADEDDVSVGADNHHLGYDAHSLGNGVVIEDVAPGSVYGSSSGSELGNSSQLTLSFRGQVYVFDAVTPDKVQAVLLLLGGCEFSSEPPGMEGVADLPGRCTQPQRTASLNRFRQKRKERCFDKKVRYSVRQEVALRMQRNKGQFTSAKKSEGGAFSWGSSQDSGQDNSSSETLCSHCGISSKSTPMMRRGPSGPRSLCNACGLFWANRGTLRDLSKKTQDHSLTPIEQGEGEANDLDCRTAFHTDNDLVSFSNDEDTALLTEH, from the exons ATGTACGGTCACTCTCAGCCAATGAACATCCCCACTCAAATGTCCGCCGGCGCCGACGAAGACGACGTCTCTGTCGGCGCCGATAATCACCACCTGGGCTACGACGCTCACTCCCTGGGAAACGGCGTTGTCATCGAAGATGTTGCTCCTGGTTCTGTTTACGGTTCATCCTCTGGCTCTGAACTGGGTAATTCGAGCCAGCTCACCCTCTCCTTTCGCGGCCAGGTCTATGTCTTTGACGCGGTCACTCCTGATAAG GTTCAAGCTGTACTGCTACTGCTGGGAGGATGCGAGTTTTCATCGGAGCCACCAGGAATGGAG GGTGTTGCTGACCTTCCAGGAAGGTGTACCCAACCACAGAGAACTGCTTCATTAAATAGGTTCCGACAGAAGAGGAAAGAACGCTGTTTTGACAAGAAAGTCAGATATAGTGTCCGCCAAGAAGTTGCTCTTAG gATGCAGAGGAACAAAGGTCAATTTACTTCAGCCAAGAAGTCTGAAGGGGGAGCTTTTAGTTGGGGTAGTTCCCAGGATTCAGGGCAGGATAACAGTTCATCAGAAACCTT GTGTTCACATTGTGGCATTAGTTCAAAGTCCACGCCCATGATGCGACGTGGTCCGTCTGGCCCAAGGTCTCTCTGCAATGCCTGTGGTCTTTTTTGGGCAAATAGG GGTACTCTGAGGGATCTTTCCAAGAAAACCCAGGACCATTCCCTCACTCCAATTGAGCAG GGTGAAGGAGAAGCAAATGACTTGGACTGCAGAACGGCCTTCCACACAGACAACGACCTAGTTTCTTTCTCAAATGATGAGGACACTGCTTTATTAACTGAGCATTAA
- the LOC123202657 gene encoding GATA transcription factor 25-like isoform X1, giving the protein MYGHSQPMNIPTQMSAGADEDDVSVGADNHHLGYDAHSLGNGVVIEDVAPGSVYGSSSGSELGNSSQLTLSFRGQVYVFDAVTPDKVQAVLLLLGGCEFSSEPPGMEVIPHNQRGVADLPGRCTQPQRTASLNRFRQKRKERCFDKKVRYSVRQEVALRMQRNKGQFTSAKKSEGGAFSWGSSQDSGQDNSSSETLCSHCGISSKSTPMMRRGPSGPRSLCNACGLFWANRGTLRDLSKKTQDHSLTPIEQGEGEANDLDCRTAFHTDNDLVSFSNDEDTALLTEH; this is encoded by the exons ATGTACGGTCACTCTCAGCCAATGAACATCCCCACTCAAATGTCCGCCGGCGCCGACGAAGACGACGTCTCTGTCGGCGCCGATAATCACCACCTGGGCTACGACGCTCACTCCCTGGGAAACGGCGTTGTCATCGAAGATGTTGCTCCTGGTTCTGTTTACGGTTCATCCTCTGGCTCTGAACTGGGTAATTCGAGCCAGCTCACCCTCTCCTTTCGCGGCCAGGTCTATGTCTTTGACGCGGTCACTCCTGATAAG GTTCAAGCTGTACTGCTACTGCTGGGAGGATGCGAGTTTTCATCGGAGCCACCAGGAATGGAGGTGATTCCACACAATCAGAGG GGTGTTGCTGACCTTCCAGGAAGGTGTACCCAACCACAGAGAACTGCTTCATTAAATAGGTTCCGACAGAAGAGGAAAGAACGCTGTTTTGACAAGAAAGTCAGATATAGTGTCCGCCAAGAAGTTGCTCTTAG gATGCAGAGGAACAAAGGTCAATTTACTTCAGCCAAGAAGTCTGAAGGGGGAGCTTTTAGTTGGGGTAGTTCCCAGGATTCAGGGCAGGATAACAGTTCATCAGAAACCTT GTGTTCACATTGTGGCATTAGTTCAAAGTCCACGCCCATGATGCGACGTGGTCCGTCTGGCCCAAGGTCTCTCTGCAATGCCTGTGGTCTTTTTTGGGCAAATAGG GGTACTCTGAGGGATCTTTCCAAGAAAACCCAGGACCATTCCCTCACTCCAATTGAGCAG GGTGAAGGAGAAGCAAATGACTTGGACTGCAGAACGGCCTTCCACACAGACAACGACCTAGTTTCTTTCTCAAATGATGAGGACACTGCTTTATTAACTGAGCATTAA
- the LOC123203279 gene encoding GATA transcription factor 24-like isoform X2, producing MAAANPQPLQARPFQEQRRIPIQVEDEDGDYEDGDGIDDMEEGNINSMNIMNNCNNNNNSSNTNSSVVNVAEHGVVLAAASRRSELTLSFEGEVYVFPAVTPEKVQAVLLLLGGRDIPTGVPTIEVPYDQNNRGFGDTPKRSNLSRRIASLVRFREKRKERCFDKKIRYTVRKEVAQRMHRKNGQFASSKESSGPSHWDSSQSGLQDGSPRPETVLRRCQHCGVSENNTPAMRRGPAGPRTLCNACGLMWANKGTLRDLSKGGRSLSMDQIEPETPMDVKPSIMEGESSGNLEERGTPEDTSRAVNGGSNDPSVDPDEEDMHGATEDLTNTLPMGMVHSSANDDEQEPLVELAIPSDTDIDLPSNFD from the exons ATGGCGGCTGCGAATCCTCAGCCACTGCAGGCTCGGCCGTTTCAAGAGCAACGGCGAATACCAATACAGGTCGAAGATGAAGACGGCGATTACGAGGATGGTGATGGCATAGATGATATGGAAGAAGGAAACATTAATTCCATGAATATTATGAACAATtgcaataacaataataatagcAGCAATACTAATAGTTCAGTGGTTAACGTGGCAGAACACGGAGTTGTTCTGGCCGCGGCTTCCAGGAGGAGTGAGCTCACGCTCTCTTTTGAAGGCGAAGTTTATGTGTTTCCTGCTGTTACTCCGGAAAAg GTGCAAGCTGTGCTCCTGCTTTTGGGAGGACGTGATATACCTACTGGTGTACCTACAATTGAAGTACCTTATGACCAAAATAACAGG GGTTTTGGTGACACCCCAAAGCGCTCAAATCTTTCAAGAAGAATTGCCTCCCTTGTAAGGTTCAGAGAGAAACGAAAGGAGAGAtgttttgacaaaaaaattaggTACACTGTACGGAAAGAAGTTGCACAAAG GATGCACCGTAAGAATGGACAGTTTGCATCTTCAAAAGAAAGTTCAGGTCCTTCACATTGGGATTCTTCACAGAGTGGCCTTCAAGATGGCTCTCCTCGTCCAGAGACTGT TCTTCGGAGATGCCAGCATTGTGGTGTTAGTGAAAATAACACCCCAGCAATGCGTCGTGGGCCAGCTGGACCAAGAACTTTATGTAATGCATGTGGGCTTATGTGGGCAAATAAG GGAACACTGAGAGACCTGAGTAAGGGAGGAAGGAGTCTATCAATGGACCAAATTGAACCT GAAACTCCAATGGATGTTAAGCCATCGATTATGGAAGGAGAATCCTCTGGCAATCTGGAGGAGCGT GGAACTCCTGAAGATACTTCTAGGGCTGTTAATGGAGGGTCAAATGATCCTTCAGTGGACCCAGATGAAGAA GATATGCATGGAGCAACTGAAGATCTCACAAATACTTTGCCAATGGGAATGGTCCATTCCTCAGCCAATGATGATGAGCAG GAACCTCTGGTAGAGCTTGCTATTCCTTCAGATACAGATATTGACCTCCCTTCCAACTTTGATTAG
- the LOC123203279 gene encoding GATA transcription factor 24-like isoform X1 has protein sequence MAAANPQPLQARPFQEQRRIPIQVEDEDGDYEDGDGIDDMEEGNINSMNIMNNCNNNNNSSNTNSSVVNVAEHGVVLAAASRRSELTLSFEGEVYVFPAVTPEKVQAVLLLLGGRDIPTGVPTIEVPYDQNNRGFGDTPKRSNLSRRIASLVRFREKRKERCFDKKIRYTVRKEVAQRMHRKNGQFASSKESSGPSHWDSSQSGLQDGSPRPETVLRRCQHCGVSENNTPAMRRGPAGPRTLCNACGLMWANKGTLRDLSKGGRSLSMDQIEPETPMDVKPSIMEGESSGNLEERGTPEDTSRAVNGGSNDPSVDPDEEVCLSTSISDDMHGATEDLTNTLPMGMVHSSANDDEQEPLVELAIPSDTDIDLPSNFD, from the exons ATGGCGGCTGCGAATCCTCAGCCACTGCAGGCTCGGCCGTTTCAAGAGCAACGGCGAATACCAATACAGGTCGAAGATGAAGACGGCGATTACGAGGATGGTGATGGCATAGATGATATGGAAGAAGGAAACATTAATTCCATGAATATTATGAACAATtgcaataacaataataatagcAGCAATACTAATAGTTCAGTGGTTAACGTGGCAGAACACGGAGTTGTTCTGGCCGCGGCTTCCAGGAGGAGTGAGCTCACGCTCTCTTTTGAAGGCGAAGTTTATGTGTTTCCTGCTGTTACTCCGGAAAAg GTGCAAGCTGTGCTCCTGCTTTTGGGAGGACGTGATATACCTACTGGTGTACCTACAATTGAAGTACCTTATGACCAAAATAACAGG GGTTTTGGTGACACCCCAAAGCGCTCAAATCTTTCAAGAAGAATTGCCTCCCTTGTAAGGTTCAGAGAGAAACGAAAGGAGAGAtgttttgacaaaaaaattaggTACACTGTACGGAAAGAAGTTGCACAAAG GATGCACCGTAAGAATGGACAGTTTGCATCTTCAAAAGAAAGTTCAGGTCCTTCACATTGGGATTCTTCACAGAGTGGCCTTCAAGATGGCTCTCCTCGTCCAGAGACTGT TCTTCGGAGATGCCAGCATTGTGGTGTTAGTGAAAATAACACCCCAGCAATGCGTCGTGGGCCAGCTGGACCAAGAACTTTATGTAATGCATGTGGGCTTATGTGGGCAAATAAG GGAACACTGAGAGACCTGAGTAAGGGAGGAAGGAGTCTATCAATGGACCAAATTGAACCT GAAACTCCAATGGATGTTAAGCCATCGATTATGGAAGGAGAATCCTCTGGCAATCTGGAGGAGCGT GGAACTCCTGAAGATACTTCTAGGGCTGTTAATGGAGGGTCAAATGATCCTTCAGTGGACCCAGATGAAGAAGTATGTTTGAGTACCAGCATTAGTGAT GATATGCATGGAGCAACTGAAGATCTCACAAATACTTTGCCAATGGGAATGGTCCATTCCTCAGCCAATGATGATGAGCAG GAACCTCTGGTAGAGCTTGCTATTCCTTCAGATACAGATATTGACCTCCCTTCCAACTTTGATTAG
- the LOC123203279 gene encoding GATA transcription factor 24-like isoform X3 — protein MAAANPQPLQARPFQEQRRIPIQVEDEDGDYEDGDGIDDMEEGNINSMNIMNNCNNNNNSSNTNSSVVNVAEHGVVLAAASRRSELTLSFEGEVYVFPAVTPEKVQAVLLLLGGRDIPTGVPTIEVPYDQNNRGFGDTPKRSNLSRRIASLVRFREKRKERCFDKKIRYTVRKEVAQRMHRKNGQFASSKESSGPSHWDSSQSGLQDGSPRPETVLRRCQHCGVSENNTPAMRRGPAGPRTLCNACGLMWANKGTLRDLSKGGRSLSMDQIEPETPMDVKPSIMEGESSGNLEERDMHGATEDLTNTLPMGMVHSSANDDEQEPLVELAIPSDTDIDLPSNFD, from the exons ATGGCGGCTGCGAATCCTCAGCCACTGCAGGCTCGGCCGTTTCAAGAGCAACGGCGAATACCAATACAGGTCGAAGATGAAGACGGCGATTACGAGGATGGTGATGGCATAGATGATATGGAAGAAGGAAACATTAATTCCATGAATATTATGAACAATtgcaataacaataataatagcAGCAATACTAATAGTTCAGTGGTTAACGTGGCAGAACACGGAGTTGTTCTGGCCGCGGCTTCCAGGAGGAGTGAGCTCACGCTCTCTTTTGAAGGCGAAGTTTATGTGTTTCCTGCTGTTACTCCGGAAAAg GTGCAAGCTGTGCTCCTGCTTTTGGGAGGACGTGATATACCTACTGGTGTACCTACAATTGAAGTACCTTATGACCAAAATAACAGG GGTTTTGGTGACACCCCAAAGCGCTCAAATCTTTCAAGAAGAATTGCCTCCCTTGTAAGGTTCAGAGAGAAACGAAAGGAGAGAtgttttgacaaaaaaattaggTACACTGTACGGAAAGAAGTTGCACAAAG GATGCACCGTAAGAATGGACAGTTTGCATCTTCAAAAGAAAGTTCAGGTCCTTCACATTGGGATTCTTCACAGAGTGGCCTTCAAGATGGCTCTCCTCGTCCAGAGACTGT TCTTCGGAGATGCCAGCATTGTGGTGTTAGTGAAAATAACACCCCAGCAATGCGTCGTGGGCCAGCTGGACCAAGAACTTTATGTAATGCATGTGGGCTTATGTGGGCAAATAAG GGAACACTGAGAGACCTGAGTAAGGGAGGAAGGAGTCTATCAATGGACCAAATTGAACCT GAAACTCCAATGGATGTTAAGCCATCGATTATGGAAGGAGAATCCTCTGGCAATCTGGAGGAGCGT GATATGCATGGAGCAACTGAAGATCTCACAAATACTTTGCCAATGGGAATGGTCCATTCCTCAGCCAATGATGATGAGCAG GAACCTCTGGTAGAGCTTGCTATTCCTTCAGATACAGATATTGACCTCCCTTCCAACTTTGATTAG